In the Calditrichota bacterium genome, GCGTATTCATTGGCTACAGCGTCTTTTCTCGCATCGACAATCACAATCTCCGCGTAGGTTCAATCATCTCTTTTCGCGACATTTCTCAGATTAAACAGATGCAAATGGAAGTCGTTCGCATGGACAGATTGGCGTCCATGGGCGTATTGGCGTCGGGTATCGCCCACGAAGTCCGAAATCCTCTGGCAGGCATCAAAACGATGGCGCAGACATTGGAAGAAGAAATGACGCCTCATGATTCGCGACGAGAATATCTGACGCGAATTATCAATCAGGTCAATCGTCTGGATGAGTTGCTGAAATCTTTGTTCAGTTTCGCCAAACCGCAGCAGCCCGATCGCAAGCTGCAGCGGCTGCCGGAAATTATCAGAGAAGTGGACATCCTTTTCGAGGAACGATTTAAGAAGAAAAACATTAAATACATAAAAAAATTGGACGCGAGTCTGCCAAAAATTTTTGTCGATTTTCATCAAATCCAGCAAGTATTCATCAATCTGTATCTGAATTCGCTGGATGCCATGCCCAAAGGCGGCGAATTTGAGATTTCCGCCGAACCCATTCGGACGATCATCTTTCCGCGCGACCGGCGAAAAAAGTTTTTTTTGGGCGAAAATAAGGAATCTTTGTACGTAGAAGTCAAAGTCCGCGATACCGGCGTGGGCATTAAGCCAGATGAAAAGAAAGTCATCTTCGACCCATTTTTCACCACAAAACCGCAGGGAACAGGCCTCGGGCTTTCAATCGTCTATCGCATTGTTGAAGAGCACAGAGGCGAAATTTCCGTTGACAGCGAAACAGGAATAGGAACCACATTTACAATTTTATTACCGACCGAGGAGTAGAGATTAGATGAAGGAACGAATTTTAATTGTTGACGATGAAGAAGATTTGACGTTAGGCTATTCCAAATGCCTCAGCAAAGTGGGCTATGAAGTATCGAGCGCCAGCTCGGGAGAACAGGCGTTAGATTTACTTCGCGAAGAAATTTTTGACCTTGTTTTTCTTGATATACGCCTTCCGAAATTAGACGGAATGGAAGTGTTGAAAAAAGCGCTGGAGATCGACCCGGACCTGATCGTGGTCATGATGACAGCGCACGGCAGCGTGGAGTCCGCGGTAGAAGCCATGCGCATGGGGGCGCATCATTATTTGATGAAAGGATTTGATCACGAAGAATTGCGCATGGTGGCGAAAAAGGCGCTGGAATTCGGTAATTTGCGCCGCGAAATTTCTCACTTGAAATTGCAGGATCGGCGACGCTACCCGGACACAGCAATTTTTGGCAACAGCCCAAAAATGCGAAAAATAAAAGATCTGATTAAAGTAGTCGCCAGAACTCCCAAGACGTCGGTGCTGATTCAGGGCGAAAGCGGGACGGGGAAAGAGCTTGTCGCCTGGGCGGTCCACAATTGGAGCGCACGGCGCGATAAGCCCATGATCCCGATCAATTGCAGCGCCATTCCGGAAACGCTGATGGAAAGCGAGCTTTTTGGTTTTGAGAAAGGCGCGTTTACCGACGCCAAAAGCATGAAAAAAGGCGTATTTGAATTGGCGCACGGCGGCACTATTTTTCTGGACGAAATTTCCAGCATGAATCCGACGCTGCAACCCAAATTGCTGCGCGTGATCGAAAGCCAGAGCTTCCGCCGCATCGGAGGCACATCTGACATTAAAATCAGCGTCCGCATCATCGCCGCCAGCAATCGCGATTTGTTTGAATGCGTCAAAGACGGCTCTTTCCGCGAAGACCTCTACTATCGCCTCAAGGTGATGGAAATTAACCTACCGCCGCTGAAGGAACGGTTGGAAGATATTATTCCCATGGCGAAACTTTTCATTGAGCAAAACAATAAAGAATTTTCTAAAAAAATCAGAGGCATCACCGAGCGCGCGCAGCAGCTTTTGATCAGCTACGACTGGCCCGGCAATGTGCGGGAACTCAAAAACATCATCGAGCGCGCAGCGATTTTATGCCAGGGAGACATAATTGATGTGGAGCATCTGGCGATTGAAATACAAAACGCGCCTCGAAAAGAGAATATTACAGTGCCTGAGATATCGATCCCCGACATTGAACCTGAACCGGCAAAACCGAAAGAACCGCTAACATTGCAGGAAGTGGAGAGAGAACACATCATTAAAACGCTGAACGAATTTAACGGCAACAAATCCAAAGCAGCCAGAGCCCTGCAAATCTCTCGATCTACGTTGCGGGAAAAGCTCAAACAATACGGCATCGATTGACGCGAATAATAAAGTTTCAGCTTTCAAAGAGCGGCCTTTTCCCGAAAGCCGCTCTTTTTCTTTCAGAACTGTAATAAGCTTACAGTTTTGGCATCGGCTTTTCCTGATTTCCTTCAATTTTCTTCTGAATAGATTTATTTTTACTATTTCCCGCACCCATGAGCAAATTCCGTCCAGCGCGATGGTTCGATTTCCAAAAGATCATCCCATTTATTTGCGAAAATAGGTTGCTATTTGCAAACTTGCCGCTTCTTTTTGCAACACTGGTAATTTTTACAGTTTTGTAATTGGTAATTATTTATTGTTTTTATTAAAATTAATCTACCGAAAATACCTACCTTAATATTTATCAATCAATTGGCATAATATTTGTAGAAATTGAAGGCGATGACACCATAGAACTGCAACTCAGGGAAAGCAACAATGGATTACGTTTCCAAACGCATTTTGATCGTCGACGACGAAGAAGATCTGACATGGAGCCTGACACGGAACCTAAGGCGCACATTTGAAAATTTAAAAATCTATTCCACCACTTCCGGAAAAGAAGCCTATCAGATTCTGAAAACGAAAAAATTGGATCTGCTCATTTCCGACATTAAGATGCCGGACATGGACGGATTGGCATTGTTGTCGTTCGTCAAAAAAAACAAACCCGACCTGAAAGTCATCCTGATGACTTCCTTCGAAAACCCGGACTATCGTCGTATCGCAGACGGCGTCCACGTCCATTTTTTTGAAAAACCTTTCGAAATCGAAAATCTGAAAAAACAGATTCAACAAATATTGCGCTTGAAAAACGGCTTGTCCGCAGAGGCACTTTCCGGACATAATTTGATAGATTTAATCAAAAATCTTTATCATATAAAATATAGCGGTTGTTTACGTGTACAAAACGGCTGTTCGACCGGAGAAATCTATTTCAAAGCCGGCGTTATCATTGATGCAATTGCTAACAGATTATCCGGCGAAATGGCGCTCATTCATCTTTTGAGCTGGGAGCAAGTGGAAAAAGCGGAGAAATTAATCAATCTAAAACCAAAGCAACAAACCGTTTATTACGGTTGGAAAATGTTACAAAAAGAGCTGCTTGCAGCGTAAAAAACAGACTTTCTATAGGGGCGAAAAATATGGGCGAAGTAATTGCCATTGTCAGCCAGAAAGGCGGCGTCGGCAAAACCACCACCGTCATTAATTTAGGCGCCAGTCTGGCAGCGAAAGGCAAATCGGTATTGCTGATCGACATGGATCCGCAGCGGCAGGTGGCGGCGAGTTTTCATGTCAGCGACTACGAATTGCCGTGGGGGATTTTGGATATTGTTGCCGACAAAAAAACGAGTGCAACGGACGCGGTCTTTCAGACGGCGGCGCCGAATTTGTGCCTCGCCACAATAACGTCGGCCCGTTTTGACAAAAAAAAATCAGGTGAAATTTTGACTGAGCGAGAAGACAAATTGAAAGAAACCGTGGCAAAATTTGCCAATCAATACGATTTTGTATTGCTGGATTGTCCGTCTTCCTCGGGAAGTTTCACATCAGCGGCGTTGAAAATTGCAGACTCGTTGATCGTCCCGGTTCAATGCGAATATTATGCAATTCGATCGCTGGGCATGTCGCTCAAATATATTCAGCAGATAAAAATTCGCCACAATCCGAAACTGCGCTATCGCGGAATTCTCATTACCATGGTGGATTTGCGCAGCCGCCTGGCGAAGATAGTCTGGGAGCGGCTTCAAGTTACTTTGGCCGGCGCGCTTTTCAAGACCTACATCCCGCGAAACATTCGTTTGGCCGAGGTGCCATTGTATGGCATGCCGGTACAACAAATTGACCGAAACAGTACAGGCGCGCAAAGCTATTTGCATCTGGCAGAGGAAATTTTGCATCAGCGCGGAACACATGAATCAACTTCATTCAAAACGCCACTAAAAATGGCAAATAATTATTAATCACAACAAATTGATTTTATTGTAATTACAAGGCTGCTCTTTTAAATTATTTATTATCATTGAAGTTATATTAAAACAAGAACATTTAGGCTTGCTTTTTAGAAAATCTCAATTATTTCAAAATCTTAGCCGCGACAATTATTCTTTACAGTTGTTTGATTTTACTAAAATTAGACGAAATTGAAAATCGGCGGCTGAAAATTTTTCATAATTTTTTAAGTTTGGCGTTAAATTTGTTACATATAGAATCAAAGGATATGGGGCGCTTTATCAGCGGATAGTTAACCGGTTAATTATTAAAATGTTAGCAGTAGCCTAATTCCAGAACCGATTGTTCTGATTTTCAAATTTGTATTCTGGATTTTGAGGAGGTTTCGGAGATGATACACTTGATTATGCAAAATTCGTTGACAAAGACCCTGATTGTCGTCACAATTTTGATGTTTGTTTTTATTACCAGTGTGAGTTTTTCCTATCATTATTATTCAAAAAGCGAAACATCAAAAAAGATGGAAAACCTTGAGCAGACTGCTTCGCAGATTCAGTCGGTTTTGGATATGAAGAGTAGGGAACAACACAATATCCAAAAGATCATCGCCATCATCAATATCTACAATCAGGATATGTCGTCGGAGCTCAAACATAAAATTGCGCGCGAGATCAACAAAATGTGTCTGAAGTACACGAATTTGAACGTGGATTTGATTTGCGCGACGATTACGCACGAGAGCGCGCTAAGCTGGGATCCCAAAGTGGTCTCTCCGGTCGGCGCAATGGGCTTGATGCAAATCATGCCCGAGACCGGAATCAAATTGGCCGCAGAAGAAGGGACCAAATGGACTTCGGCGGAAGATATTCTGTTCGATCCGATCATTAATATTCGCCTCGGTTGTCGTTATCTGTCCCAACTGATTCAGGAATATGAAATAGACGGCGGATTGGCAGCGTACAATGGGGGCGAAAAACGGGCGAAACTCTGGCTCGAGAAACGAAATGACAAGAGCGATTTCACTTTGCTCTGGGAAGAGACGCAATTTTACGTTCCTTCCATTTTGAAACTTTACGCCCAATTTCAAAATCAAAAGAGCGTCTTTTGAATAATTCGCTGACTTATATTTTCGACAATAGGAAAGAAAAACTTTGGATTGCCAAAAGCAAGGAGAATCTGTTGAAATTTTCAACGATTCTCTGCTTTTTTCTTTTCAAATTCAACGCAACCATTGCGCTTGTTCTCCATTGACAAATGAGTGTAAATGACATCCGAGTAGAGGCAACGATGACAACACAAAACAAATCATCTCTGGGGCGCGAATTTGTCGAAGAACTGATCAAGTTGTTCTTCAACCCAAAAAGCTATTTTTATCACACATTTGAAAAACTGCTCCGTCACAAACCGCTCCCTAAAAAGACCGCTGACGCGCGAGCCATCGAATTGATGGGTAGCTTGTTATTTTTGTTAAGCCGAGCAAACAACGCCAATGGCGTCCTCAAGGAAGTAAGTCAACTCAAAGGGTTTGAAGATGTTTATTCTTCGCTGGAAAATGAACTGATTACGATTCGATTAGAACAATTGGACAAAGAAGACACCAAAAAATTCATTTCAGAATTAGCCGCCAAAACCTTTGCTCAATGGAAGCGCCGGTTATCTAATCCTTCATTTCATAATTACTTGCGCGCTTATATTAAATTAAAAGAGAGTTTGTTTAATTTGCTGGAAAACACAAACGCTTCGGACACATATCTGGACGCAGGAGACATCGACAATCTTCTGCTGGATAAAAATCCCATTTCGCTGTTTGACAATTCAGCGCTAGCGGAAAAGCGCGAAAAGACGCATCAGAAAGAAAATAACGCTTTTAGAAAATTTTTCGGAGAAGAGCTGAAAAGTACGCTTGAACCGATAAACACAGATTTTCAAGA is a window encoding:
- a CDS encoding sigma-54-dependent Fis family transcriptional regulator encodes the protein MKERILIVDDEEDLTLGYSKCLSKVGYEVSSASSGEQALDLLREEIFDLVFLDIRLPKLDGMEVLKKALEIDPDLIVVMMTAHGSVESAVEAMRMGAHHYLMKGFDHEELRMVAKKALEFGNLRREISHLKLQDRRRYPDTAIFGNSPKMRKIKDLIKVVARTPKTSVLIQGESGTGKELVAWAVHNWSARRDKPMIPINCSAIPETLMESELFGFEKGAFTDAKSMKKGVFELAHGGTIFLDEISSMNPTLQPKLLRVIESQSFRRIGGTSDIKISVRIIAASNRDLFECVKDGSFREDLYYRLKVMEINLPPLKERLEDIIPMAKLFIEQNNKEFSKKIRGITERAQQLLISYDWPGNVRELKNIIERAAILCQGDIIDVEHLAIEIQNAPRKENITVPEISIPDIEPEPAKPKEPLTLQEVEREHIIKTLNEFNGNKSKAARALQISRSTLREKLKQYGID
- a CDS encoding response regulator → MDYVSKRILIVDDEEDLTWSLTRNLRRTFENLKIYSTTSGKEAYQILKTKKLDLLISDIKMPDMDGLALLSFVKKNKPDLKVILMTSFENPDYRRIADGVHVHFFEKPFEIENLKKQIQQILRLKNGLSAEALSGHNLIDLIKNLYHIKYSGCLRVQNGCSTGEIYFKAGVIIDAIANRLSGEMALIHLLSWEQVEKAEKLINLKPKQQTVYYGWKMLQKELLAA
- a CDS encoding ParA family protein gives rise to the protein MGEVIAIVSQKGGVGKTTTVINLGASLAAKGKSVLLIDMDPQRQVAASFHVSDYELPWGILDIVADKKTSATDAVFQTAAPNLCLATITSARFDKKKSGEILTEREDKLKETVAKFANQYDFVLLDCPSSSGSFTSAALKIADSLIVPVQCEYYAIRSLGMSLKYIQQIKIRHNPKLRYRGILITMVDLRSRLAKIVWERLQVTLAGALFKTYIPRNIRLAEVPLYGMPVQQIDRNSTGAQSYLHLAEEILHQRGTHESTSFKTPLKMANNY
- a CDS encoding lytic transglycosylase domain-containing protein; this encodes MIHLIMQNSLTKTLIVVTILMFVFITSVSFSYHYYSKSETSKKMENLEQTASQIQSVLDMKSREQHNIQKIIAIINIYNQDMSSELKHKIAREINKMCLKYTNLNVDLICATITHESALSWDPKVVSPVGAMGLMQIMPETGIKLAAEEGTKWTSAEDILFDPIINIRLGCRYLSQLIQEYEIDGGLAAYNGGEKRAKLWLEKRNDKSDFTLLWEETQFYVPSILKLYAQFQNQKSVF